The DNA sequence CCACCACCGCGGACGGCCCGGCGGTGGCGGCGTGAACTTCGACCTCACCCCGGAGCAGGAGGAACTGCGGGCCCGGATCCGCGCCTTCGCGGCCGCGCACGTCGCACCCGACTACCAGGCCGCCGACACCCGCGGCGCGCCCCGCCCCGGCCTGTACGCCGACCTGGCCGGCGCCGGCCTGCTCGGACTGCGGGTCGCCACCGGGTACGGCGGACTCGGCCGGGACGCGGTCAGCACCGGCGTCGCCCTGGAGGAGTTGGCCCGCGCCGACTTCAACGCCTGCTACCCGGCCCTGAACGCCGCCCTGATCGCCGACGTCCTGGCCGCCAACGGTGACCGGGCCCAACGCGACCGGTGGCTGCCCCCGATCGCCGACGGCTCGGCGATCGTCGCCCTGTGCCTGACCGAACCGGCCCACGGCACCGACGCCGCCGCCATCGAGATGCGCGCCGAACCCGACGGCGACAAGGGCTGGCGGCTGTACGGCGTCAAGAGCTCGATCATGCTCGGCGGGTACGCCACCCACGGACTCGTCTTCGCCCGCACCGGTGCGGCCGGACCACACGGCATCACCGCCTGCTACGTCCGGCTCGACGACACGTACGTCACC is a window from the Polymorphospora rubra genome containing:
- a CDS encoding acyl-CoA dehydrogenase family protein; translated protein: MNFDLTPEQEELRARIRAFAAAHVAPDYQAADTRGAPRPGLYADLAGAGLLGLRVATGYGGLGRDAVSTGVALEELARADFNACYPALNAALIADVLAANGDRAQRDRWLPPIADGSAIVALCLTEPAHGTDAAAIEMRAEPDGDKGWRLYGVKSSIMLGGYATHGLVFARTGAAGPHGITACYVRLDDTYVTRRTTTDVGNRSAGRAELTFDGLPVGVDDVVAGPGLGFVQVMRGFDYSRALISLICIGAASASLSEAFDHARERHAFGQPIGRFQGLSFPLVEHATYLHAARLLAYEALWRKDAGQDHRLAANMAKWWAPRAAFEAAHQALLTFGQHGWSDERPLGQRMRDVMGLEIGDGTAQVTKLVVARLLLGRDSAP